From a region of the Paenibacillus sp. R14(2021) genome:
- a CDS encoding TetR/AcrR family transcriptional regulator: MLERTLRKDAEERRQIILKKAAMLFAEHGVDQVSMRHIAREAGVGQGTLYRSYTNKGELCWDLIGESCIQNNEKMYQYLNNNTEKSKRERLETVLMYHLESLEVHSPVLAAIQANTSEAQQSMPFYSEHYESVHAIIVKLLEEIAEAQPSNIVDPIFTADACMATVRPDVYLFMRQHRNYTPDQIKHRLFNVFVDPLFQN; this comes from the coding sequence ATGTTGGAGCGGACGTTAAGGAAGGATGCCGAAGAGCGCAGACAAATCATACTGAAGAAGGCTGCCATGCTCTTCGCCGAGCATGGCGTTGACCAAGTCAGCATGCGACATATCGCACGCGAAGCCGGTGTCGGCCAAGGGACGTTGTATAGAAGCTACACCAATAAAGGCGAGCTTTGCTGGGATCTGATTGGGGAAAGCTGTATACAGAACAACGAGAAAATGTATCAGTATTTGAACAATAATACCGAGAAATCCAAGCGGGAACGACTTGAAACGGTGCTTATGTACCATTTGGAATCACTCGAGGTCCACTCCCCCGTGCTTGCGGCCATCCAGGCAAATACGAGTGAGGCGCAGCAGAGCATGCCCTTCTATTCCGAGCATTATGAATCGGTGCATGCCATTATTGTTAAGCTATTGGAAGAAATTGCGGAGGCACAGCCTTCCAACATCGTTGATCCGATCTTTACGGCGGATGCCTGCATGGCGACGGTACGTCCCGATGTGTACTTGTTTATGCGGCAGCATCGTAACTATACACCCGATCAAATCAAGCACAGACTGTTCAATGTGTTCGTTGATCCGCTGTTCCAGAACTGA
- a CDS encoding DUF6454 family protein, producing MDNEKLIAQFLKLTRSTKWEQNAKIDLQFNNYHSQGMVRIGEYFYMSSVELLEAPVRFDEEMGGLDRSPGRGIGHLFVFDEQGRLVNAVTLGEGSIYHPGGIDYDGTHIWLPVAEYRPHASSILYRVDPNTLAVEEVFRFHDHIGGLVRDAGRDRLIGNSWGSRTFYEWNANGELTRSKRNSSHYVDYQDGQYVGNGKMIVSGISELPVPQNIMPGPYELGGVALIDIDTFEIIHEAPITQFSCQGHVITRNPVYIESRGEELRLYAVPDDDTGSLLIYDTYDLNAAR from the coding sequence ATGGATAATGAGAAACTCATCGCTCAGTTTTTAAAGCTTACGCGCAGCACGAAATGGGAGCAAAATGCGAAGATTGATCTGCAATTTAACAATTACCATTCGCAGGGCATGGTCCGAATCGGGGAGTACTTCTATATGTCATCGGTTGAACTGCTTGAAGCACCGGTTCGCTTCGATGAAGAAATGGGTGGCCTAGACCGCTCGCCCGGCCGGGGCATTGGGCATTTGTTCGTCTTCGATGAGCAGGGGAGACTCGTGAATGCCGTGACTTTGGGCGAAGGCAGCATCTATCACCCGGGCGGCATCGATTACGACGGTACTCATATTTGGCTGCCAGTCGCCGAATACCGGCCGCACGCCTCATCGATCCTATATCGTGTGGATCCGAATACATTGGCCGTAGAGGAAGTATTCCGTTTCCATGATCATATCGGCGGTCTAGTCCGCGACGCAGGCAGGGATAGGCTGATCGGGAACAGCTGGGGGTCGCGCACATTCTATGAATGGAATGCGAATGGTGAATTGACACGTTCGAAGCGAAATTCGAGCCATTATGTCGATTATCAAGACGGCCAGTACGTCGGCAATGGCAAAATGATCGTTAGCGGCATCTCTGAGCTGCCCGTACCACAGAACATCATGCCTGGGCCATACGAGCTGGGCGGCGTTGCCCTGATCGACATCGATACCTTCGAGATCATTCATGAAGCACCAATCACGCAGTTCTCATGCCAAGGACACGTGATCACCCGCAACCCGGTCTACATCGAGAGCCGGGGAGAGGAGCTGCGCTTGTATGCCGTACCCGACGACGATACCGGGTCCCTCCTTATCTATGACACATACGATTTGAATGCAGCTCGCTAA
- a CDS encoding ABC transporter permease subunit yields MSKVLQITLALPGIILFVLLFAMFPAVLHSDVYEGILHVNWAGGFESIRAYLSGIGTGASFHYLAGKTELSFWAEIGRSFMVTLIYMVVGAVIGVTVGILLGIYVAVTRADWLKRILELTGVLPDFVIVLLLQFLIVFIASETGIVLFQIGSLSVDEPAIALPLLSAVIIPANYMVRNVALQMSHTFTEDYINFAKARGLGKTYIIFHHALPNVLPFVKADLHKFMGILFGNLFIFEYLYNVGGVTLLVFSNAFASQGYQYSLVVNGILTLLVLYAIVYALLRGLLFGWEKVFAR; encoded by the coding sequence ATGTCGAAAGTGCTCCAAATTACACTGGCTTTGCCAGGAATAATATTGTTCGTCCTCCTCTTCGCCATGTTCCCCGCCGTGCTTCATTCCGATGTGTACGAAGGTATTCTGCATGTGAACTGGGCTGGCGGCTTTGAAAGCATTCGAGCTTACTTGTCGGGCATCGGGACAGGAGCGTCTTTTCATTACCTCGCAGGTAAAACCGAATTATCGTTCTGGGCTGAGATTGGCCGCAGCTTCATGGTAACACTCATCTATATGGTGGTCGGGGCTGTAATCGGCGTAACCGTTGGTATTCTGCTTGGAATCTATGTTGCAGTTACTCGTGCGGATTGGCTTAAACGCATTTTGGAATTGACAGGTGTCCTGCCGGATTTCGTCATTGTGCTCCTGCTGCAATTTCTTATCGTGTTTATCGCATCCGAAACGGGCATCGTGCTCTTTCAAATTGGAAGCTTATCGGTTGATGAACCGGCAATTGCGCTTCCGCTCCTATCCGCGGTCATTATCCCCGCCAACTATATGGTTCGCAATGTCGCGCTTCAAATGAGTCACACGTTCACCGAGGATTATATTAATTTCGCCAAAGCCCGTGGACTTGGCAAAACGTACATCATCTTCCATCATGCGCTTCCGAATGTGCTGCCCTTCGTTAAAGCGGATCTGCATAAATTCATGGGGATTCTATTCGGCAACCTCTTTATCTTTGAGTATTTGTATAATGTCGGCGGTGTTACGCTGCTTGTGTTCTCCAATGCATTTGCAAGCCAAGGCTACCAATACAGTCTGGTCGTGAATGGCATACTGACGCTGCTGGTGCTCTATGCCATCGTTTATGCGCTGCTTCGAGGGCTATTATTCGGCTGGGAGAAGGTGTTTGCAAGATGA
- a CDS encoding ABC transporter permease yields MNKTLFAGLLITILMIAASFFGKYVYWHDLNEHLEVSYTNGVLVVPPSPPNGDYLFGTDKYGYDLLAKLLDGARFTILGAVGVAFARVLIGGMLGLILGYFGKVQTNRGGRFTIWNVLNGIPVFIIVWMIMIGFTMNPKSTAIWMTFILTLIMTILGIPSVAASIKEKATLIREKQFVLSAKSIGASHWTIIRSHIFPHLKENFTILFVQEVVLTLGLFGQLAIFNIFVGGTKMLFDPIEYMSRTNEWSGLIGQARSNLDIYPWVIFFPLSAYIVFILGFHLISVGLEKKYQKQFAKYSHI; encoded by the coding sequence ATGAATAAAACGTTATTTGCAGGACTGCTCATTACGATTCTCATGATTGCGGCTTCTTTCTTCGGAAAATATGTCTACTGGCATGATTTGAACGAACATCTGGAAGTCAGCTATACCAACGGCGTGTTGGTCGTACCGCCTTCGCCGCCAAACGGAGACTACCTGTTCGGAACAGACAAATACGGCTACGACTTGCTCGCGAAACTATTGGACGGTGCGCGTTTTACGATTTTGGGTGCTGTCGGCGTTGCTTTTGCGCGAGTACTGATTGGTGGAATGTTAGGCCTGATTCTCGGCTACTTCGGCAAGGTCCAGACGAATCGCGGCGGACGGTTTACGATCTGGAATGTATTGAACGGCATTCCGGTCTTTATCATCGTATGGATGATTATGATCGGCTTTACAATGAATCCGAAGTCGACTGCAATATGGATGACGTTCATCCTTACGCTTATTATGACCATTCTAGGCATTCCGTCGGTAGCTGCCTCGATCAAGGAGAAAGCGACGCTTATTAGGGAGAAGCAATTCGTCCTTTCGGCTAAATCGATCGGCGCCAGTCATTGGACGATTATTCGATCGCACATCTTCCCCCATCTGAAGGAAAACTTCACGATATTGTTCGTGCAGGAAGTCGTACTTACACTTGGCTTGTTCGGACAATTAGCCATATTTAATATCTTCGTCGGCGGCACTAAGATGCTCTTCGATCCCATTGAATATATGAGCCGTACGAACGAATGGAGCGGTCTGATCGGTCAAGCAAGAAGCAATTTGGATATCTATCCATGGGTAATATTCTTCCCTCTCTCCGCTTATATCGTGTTCATCCTCGGATTTCATCTCATATCCGTCGGACTCGAGAAGAAATATCAGAAGCAATTCGCGAAATACTCACATATTTAA
- a CDS encoding helix-turn-helix domain-containing protein — protein sequence MKTYYCDLEVSMEVIGGKWKGLILFYLIKGPKRTSELKRLMPGVTQKMLIQTLRELEIDGLIHRKIYNQVPPKVEYSTTELGQSLEPILRGLCKWGENYAGISFDQEEYRILHIE from the coding sequence ATGAAAACATATTACTGCGACCTGGAAGTTTCGATGGAGGTTATCGGAGGGAAATGGAAAGGGCTGATATTGTTCTATTTGATAAAAGGCCCGAAACGGACAAGTGAGCTAAAGCGCCTTATGCCGGGTGTCACTCAAAAGATGCTCATTCAAACGCTCAGAGAATTAGAAATCGACGGACTTATTCATAGAAAAATATATAATCAAGTACCTCCGAAAGTCGAATATTCCACTACTGAACTTGGTCAATCGCTTGAACCCATTTTGAGAGGGCTATGCAAATGGGGTGAAAATTATGCGGGTATTTCATTTGATCAGGAAGAGTACCGAATTTTGCATATCGAATAA
- a CDS encoding antibiotic biosynthesis monooxygenase family protein — MSITNQQVVLNIRFKTKPGKKEEFREQLSSLIQVMSAEEAFVSAILSDDLDQPDDLIIYEIWQGTRDSWLQEEFPRSYRKDYEGTLGQLIEDRSVTWLEPKGEWGSQLTHAQSK; from the coding sequence TTGTCTATTACAAACCAACAAGTCGTATTGAACATTCGATTCAAAACAAAACCCGGTAAAAAAGAGGAATTCCGTGAGCAATTGTCATCGCTTATTCAAGTGATGTCGGCCGAAGAAGCATTCGTAAGCGCAATTCTGTCTGATGACTTGGATCAACCGGATGACTTGATCATCTATGAAATTTGGCAGGGAACAAGGGACAGCTGGTTGCAGGAGGAATTCCCGAGATCGTATCGCAAGGATTACGAAGGAACCTTGGGCCAATTAATTGAAGACCGCAGCGTCACCTGGTTAGAACCGAAAGGAGAATGGGGAAGCCAACTTACCCATGCACAAAGCAAGTAA
- a CDS encoding SDR family NAD(P)-dependent oxidoreductase, with amino-acid sequence MGKFDGKVAVITGGTSGIGLATAQQFVHEGAHVFITGRRQSELDAAEKLIGKNVTGVQGDISKLEDLDRLYEVVKQEKGKLDILFANAGVGSMLPLGEITEEHYYKTFDVNVKGTIFTVQKALPLFPDKAGSIILTGSTAGSIGDPAFSVYGATKAAIRQLARNWILDLKGTGMRLNVISPGFVHTPAYDDLFGAGIDQVLEHAKTVTPLGRVGTVEEIANAVLFLASNESSYVNGIELFVDGGTAQI; translated from the coding sequence ATGGGAAAGTTTGATGGAAAAGTAGCTGTAATAACAGGTGGTACGAGCGGTATTGGTCTTGCAACAGCGCAGCAGTTTGTTCATGAAGGTGCGCATGTTTTTATTACGGGACGCAGACAAAGCGAATTGGATGCGGCGGAGAAGCTGATCGGGAAGAATGTTACTGGCGTTCAAGGCGATATTTCCAAATTGGAAGATTTGGATAGACTATACGAAGTAGTCAAGCAAGAGAAGGGGAAACTAGATATTCTCTTCGCAAATGCCGGCGTTGGATCTATGCTTCCACTGGGCGAAATTACGGAGGAGCATTATTATAAAACATTCGATGTTAATGTGAAAGGCACGATATTCACGGTTCAAAAGGCATTGCCCTTGTTTCCGGACAAAGCAGGATCCATCATCCTGACGGGGTCCACGGCCGGTTCCATTGGAGACCCCGCATTCAGTGTCTATGGTGCAACGAAGGCTGCAATAAGGCAGCTGGCACGCAACTGGATCCTCGATCTAAAAGGCACTGGCATGCGTCTAAACGTCATAAGTCCTGGATTCGTTCATACGCCTGCTTATGATGATTTGTTCGGAGCTGGAATCGATCAAGTCCTTGAGCATGCCAAGACCGTAACTCCACTCGGCAGAGTGGGAACCGTTGAAGAAATCGCAAATGCCGTGTTGTTCCTTGCCTCTAACGAAAGCAGCTATGTAAATGGTATTGAATTATTCGTGGATGGTGGAACTGCGCAAATTTAA
- a CDS encoding Crp/Fnr family transcriptional regulator → MLHTTKPSHLSQIGLFASLPPEILNHIELCEPIAEFQTVAKNTIVQTPEEDKHGLFFVIEGVLRLFKTNAAGKQYTIGMLSSGSIYGEIDVFSMGTNGYYMETLEDTVIGMISKEQAEQILRTYPEVSLRFLSELSCRLHERNEVLEKLTMNDLRGKVIFFLHKLSKRFGVKENNRHYINLPFTHQELANMIGGTRESVTLILQELAKEGAVITARKNIMVRVKKLNELLENK, encoded by the coding sequence GTGCTGCACACGACAAAGCCATCGCATTTGTCCCAAATTGGCTTATTTGCATCGCTCCCACCTGAAATATTAAACCATATTGAGCTGTGCGAGCCGATCGCCGAATTTCAAACGGTGGCTAAGAATACGATCGTTCAAACGCCAGAGGAGGACAAGCATGGCTTGTTCTTCGTTATCGAGGGCGTACTTCGCCTGTTCAAAACGAACGCAGCCGGGAAGCAGTACACAATAGGCATGTTGAGCTCGGGCAGCATTTATGGCGAAATCGATGTGTTCTCGATGGGGACGAATGGTTATTATATGGAAACGTTGGAGGATACGGTGATCGGCATGATTTCCAAGGAGCAGGCCGAGCAAATATTGCGGACGTATCCAGAGGTCTCTCTTCGATTCTTAAGTGAATTGAGCTGCCGACTGCACGAGCGGAACGAAGTGCTGGAGAAGCTGACCATGAATGATCTCCGAGGTAAAGTGATCTTCTTCCTCCACAAGCTATCCAAGCGGTTCGGCGTCAAAGAAAATAACCGGCATTACATCAATTTGCCTTTTACCCATCAGGAATTGGCGAATATGATCGGGGGAACAAGAGAATCGGTTACCCTCATCTTACAAGAGCTTGCCAAGGAGGGCGCCGTGATCACCGCGAGGAAAAACATCATGGTGCGAGTCAAGAAGCTAAACGAACTGCTTGAAAATAAATAA
- the cyoD gene encoding cytochrome o ubiquinol oxidase subunit IV, whose protein sequence is MAHVGSVHSEESHGSIRSYTIGFLCSLVLTVISVAIAVGGWLEGSAKAIVLMAAGVLQLAVQLFFFMHLREEKKPRYNLISLILGLVILVIIVGGSLWIMLYNTVAG, encoded by the coding sequence ATGGCGCATGTTGGCTCGGTTCATTCCGAAGAATCGCATGGATCTATTCGCTCCTATACGATCGGTTTTCTATGCTCCCTCGTTCTGACCGTCATATCGGTGGCTATTGCGGTGGGGGGTTGGCTGGAGGGCAGTGCGAAAGCGATCGTGCTCATGGCGGCCGGCGTATTGCAATTGGCTGTTCAGCTGTTCTTCTTCATGCATCTGCGCGAGGAGAAGAAGCCGCGTTATAACTTGATTTCCCTGATACTCGGGCTCGTGATCCTCGTGATTATCGTTGGCGGGTCGCTCTGGATCATGCTCTACAATACCGTTGCAGGCTGA
- the cyoC gene encoding cytochrome o ubiquinol oxidase subunit III produces the protein MNAAPIREESTAGHHNHPDLEEMRTFGFWIYLMTDIMIFGTFFATYLVLKNNTNGGPGPADLFELSGVIASTFILLTSSYTCGLAVLAMNRGKLRALIGWLAITALLGLAFIGLEVKEFAHFVSEGATMSTSAFLSAFFTLVGTHGLHVTVGLVWMAGLMIQLSRKGITPVTKRKVQIVSLFWHFLDVVWIFVFTVVYLMGVN, from the coding sequence ATGAATGCAGCGCCTATAAGGGAAGAATCGACTGCCGGGCATCATAATCATCCGGATTTGGAAGAGATGCGCACGTTCGGATTTTGGATTTACCTCATGACGGATATCATGATTTTCGGTACGTTTTTTGCCACGTATCTCGTTCTAAAAAATAATACCAACGGAGGCCCGGGGCCAGCGGATTTGTTTGAATTAAGCGGCGTGATCGCAAGCACGTTCATTCTCCTCACGAGCAGCTACACGTGCGGGCTCGCGGTGCTTGCAATGAATCGCGGGAAGCTGCGGGCACTAATCGGATGGCTCGCGATTACAGCCTTGCTTGGTCTTGCTTTTATCGGACTGGAAGTGAAGGAGTTTGCTCATTTCGTAAGCGAAGGCGCAACGATGAGCACCAGCGCATTCTTATCGGCTTTCTTTACGCTCGTCGGCACGCATGGCCTGCATGTGACGGTTGGCCTCGTATGGATGGCTGGATTGATGATACAGCTTTCCCGCAAGGGAATAACGCCCGTCACGAAGCGGAAAGTGCAAATTGTCAGTTTGTTTTGGCATTTCCTTGATGTGGTGTGGATATTCGTATTCACCGTTGTTTATTTAATGGGGGTGAACTAA
- a CDS encoding cbb3-type cytochrome c oxidase subunit I → MLERIQNFASNFFVTGDPLIYGADVSIVLTLLAVVGTLTYFKKWGWLWREWLTTVDHKRIGILYILAAFLMLFRGGVDALLMRAQLAMPDLHFLQPDHYNGIFTTHGVIMILFMAMPFMFGLFNVVVPLQIGARDVAYPFLNSLSFWLFFAGAMLFNLSFVIGGSPDAGWLAYPPYSELMYNPGVGQDFYIWGIQISGIGSLMTGINFIVTILKMRAPGMKLMKMPMFTWSVLSSCIAVIFAFPILAATLALLFLDRYAGAHFFTLDGGGNPMMYINLIWMWGHPEVYIIVLPAFGIFSEVVATFSKKKLFGYKSMVYAMMIISILSFLVWAHHFFTMGSGADVNAFFALTTMLIAIPTGVKIFNWLFTMFRGKITFETPMLWTMGFIPCFVIGGMTGVLLSVAPADFQYHNSFFLIAHFHQVIIGGVVFGYFAGLYYWWPKLFGFKLNERIGKWAFWIWNIGFYVCFMPQYALGLMGMTRRVVTYSWDKGWWGLNFVSTIGAVLMGIAFLFQVWQIVHGVKHYRRNLDTTGDPWNGRTLEWSIPSPAPAYNFAVIPHAAELDDWWEEKLRKEQGNAGSQVKMMLEPIHMPKNSGIPIVMAGFWFMAGFGFVFHWLWLAIPGLAGVAISMLVHSFNYDTDYYIPVEDIERTEAEIRQVTHV, encoded by the coding sequence ATGCTGGAGCGTATACAAAACTTCGCCTCCAACTTTTTTGTAACAGGCGATCCGTTGATTTACGGTGCGGACGTGAGTATTGTGCTGACGCTGCTAGCCGTCGTCGGAACGCTGACCTATTTCAAGAAATGGGGGTGGCTGTGGCGGGAATGGCTGACAACGGTCGATCATAAGCGGATCGGCATTCTATATATTCTTGCGGCGTTTCTTATGCTGTTCCGCGGCGGGGTGGACGCCCTGCTCATGCGGGCGCAGCTGGCTATGCCGGACTTACATTTCCTGCAGCCCGATCATTACAACGGGATCTTCACGACGCACGGCGTCATCATGATTCTGTTCATGGCCATGCCGTTTATGTTCGGTTTGTTTAACGTCGTCGTGCCGCTTCAGATCGGCGCACGGGACGTGGCCTATCCGTTCCTGAATTCACTCAGCTTCTGGCTGTTCTTCGCAGGCGCGATGCTGTTTAATCTGTCCTTCGTCATCGGCGGCTCGCCGGATGCGGGCTGGCTCGCCTATCCGCCTTATTCGGAGCTGATGTACAACCCCGGCGTCGGGCAAGACTTCTATATCTGGGGCATTCAAATCTCCGGGATCGGCAGCTTGATGACCGGGATCAATTTCATCGTTACGATTCTGAAAATGCGCGCACCGGGCATGAAGCTTATGAAAATGCCGATGTTTACATGGTCGGTGTTGTCAAGCTGCATCGCGGTCATCTTTGCCTTTCCCATCTTGGCGGCAACGCTTGCGCTGTTGTTCTTGGACCGTTACGCCGGTGCGCATTTCTTCACGCTGGACGGCGGCGGGAACCCGATGATGTACATCAATCTCATCTGGATGTGGGGGCACCCCGAGGTGTATATTATCGTACTGCCAGCCTTCGGGATCTTCTCCGAGGTCGTGGCGACGTTCTCCAAGAAGAAGCTGTTCGGTTATAAATCAATGGTGTATGCCATGATGATCATCAGCATCTTGTCGTTTCTCGTATGGGCGCATCACTTCTTTACGATGGGCTCTGGCGCCGACGTCAACGCCTTCTTCGCTTTGACGACAATGCTTATCGCAATTCCGACGGGCGTCAAAATATTTAACTGGCTCTTCACCATGTTTAGAGGCAAGATCACGTTCGAGACGCCGATGCTGTGGACGATGGGATTTATTCCATGCTTCGTCATCGGCGGCATGACCGGCGTGCTTCTGTCGGTAGCCCCGGCGGATTTTCAATACCATAACAGCTTCTTCCTGATCGCGCATTTCCATCAGGTCATTATCGGCGGCGTCGTATTCGGCTATTTTGCCGGGCTGTATTACTGGTGGCCGAAGCTGTTCGGCTTTAAGCTGAACGAGCGGATCGGCAAGTGGGCATTTTGGATTTGGAATATCGGGTTCTATGTCTGTTTCATGCCGCAGTATGCACTTGGATTAATGGGCATGACGCGCCGCGTCGTCACCTATAGCTGGGATAAAGGCTGGTGGGGACTCAATTTCGTGTCTACCATCGGCGCGGTCCTGATGGGAATCGCATTCTTGTTCCAGGTGTGGCAGATCGTTCACGGCGTTAAGCATTACCGCAGAAATCTCGATACCACTGGAGATCCGTGGAACGGCCGAACGCTGGAGTGGTCGATTCCATCGCCCGCACCAGCTTACAACTTTGCCGTCATTCCGCATGCTGCGGAGCTTGATGATTGGTGGGAAGAGAAGCTGCGCAAGGAGCAAGGGAATGCGGGTTCGCAGGTCAAGATGATGCTGGAACCCATTCATATGCCTAAAAATTCTGGCATCCCGATCGTAATGGCAGGCTTCTGGTTTATGGCAGGGTTCGGATTCGTATTCCACTGGCTGTGGCTTGCGATTCCGGGACTTGCCGGCGTTGCGATCAGCATGCTTGTTCATTCCTTTAATTATGATACCGACTATTACATTCCGGTCGAAGATATCGAGCGAACGGAAGCAGAAATAAGGCAGGTGACCCACGTATGA
- the qoxA gene encoding cytochrome aa3 quinol oxidase subunit II encodes MNVPKALRTTAVLAMAVMVMLIAAGCSNEVSVLNPKGPIAEQQRDLMFLSTWLCSIVIVPVLILSAIIIWRYRDKKDRKAAYEPNWSHSTKLEVIWWGIPVIVILAIAVITVRSTYALEPSRPLQSEVKPLTIQVTSLNWKWLFQYPEQDIASVNMLKIPKDVPVRFEITADSPMNSFWIPQLGGQMYAMSGMAMTLYLQGDELGKTWGSGANFTGTDFAKMYFDVDTVTQAQFDQWVSGVKSSSPALTEDGYKQLAEPSASKVLTYSSFPKGLFERTVTKYASAHHHGVSGNETDGKPEHEMDGKSEHEMDGKSEHEMDGMSMNH; translated from the coding sequence ATGAACGTACCCAAAGCGCTGCGAACGACTGCAGTCTTGGCGATGGCAGTCATGGTGATGCTGATCGCTGCTGGATGCTCGAACGAAGTCAGCGTGCTTAACCCGAAAGGGCCGATCGCGGAGCAGCAGCGGGATTTGATGTTTCTGTCCACCTGGCTTTGCTCGATCGTCATTGTGCCGGTTCTAATTCTATCGGCCATCATTATTTGGCGCTATCGGGACAAGAAGGACAGGAAGGCGGCCTATGAGCCGAATTGGTCACACAGCACCAAGCTGGAAGTGATCTGGTGGGGAATTCCGGTTATTGTGATTCTCGCAATCGCGGTTATCACCGTACGATCCACTTACGCGTTGGAGCCATCCAGGCCGCTGCAATCCGAGGTCAAACCGTTGACGATTCAGGTCACTTCCCTGAACTGGAAGTGGCTGTTCCAATATCCCGAACAGGATATTGCTTCCGTCAACATGCTGAAGATCCCGAAGGACGTTCCGGTTCGCTTCGAGATTACGGCCGATTCTCCGATGAATTCGTTCTGGATCCCGCAGCTTGGCGGTCAAATGTATGCCATGTCCGGCATGGCTATGACGCTGTATTTGCAGGGCGACGAGCTGGGCAAAACCTGGGGCTCTGGCGCTAATTTCACAGGCACCGACTTCGCGAAAATGTACTTTGACGTGGACACCGTAACCCAGGCGCAATTCGACCAATGGGTGAGCGGGGTCAAATCGAGTTCTCCCGCGCTTACGGAGGACGGCTACAAGCAATTGGCCGAGCCATCCGCATCAAAGGTGCTGACTTACTCGTCCTTCCCGAAAGGGCTGTTCGAACGAACAGTAACCAAATATGCGTCTGCTCATCATCATGGGGTATCTGGAAATGAGACGGACGGCAAGCCGGAGCATGAGATGGACGGCAAGTCGGAGCATGAGATGGACGGCAAGTCGGAGCATGAGATGGACGGTATGTCCATGAACCACTAG
- a CDS encoding dihydrodipicolinate synthase family protein, with product MFTEQNLRGVIVPIVTPFDYSGHLDLLSFEEMVSRLVDKGIRGVVVNGTPAESPFVEIGELELLVKSARSALGSVPLIVNTGSSSSAEDAVNQIVWAKSLGVDAVLAAPPVDGLHSQLAIIEHYDALSQARLPVILDDRYRSSHASLTLETIQAIMERPHMVGMNERTADYKRNFKLARTMKKPVLCGDDELFFASLCCGAKGGIVTSANLDSDQFVTVYELYQAGQIEQANELFNRLLPLVQFLTSEPDPAPLRWLLAERGHIRSDQARSSRGA from the coding sequence ATGTTTACAGAGCAGAACCTGCGCGGTGTGATCGTTCCGATTGTCACGCCGTTTGATTACAGCGGACATCTGGATTTGCTATCTTTCGAGGAAATGGTCTCCCGATTAGTGGACAAGGGCATCCGCGGGGTAGTCGTGAACGGCACGCCCGCAGAGTCGCCATTCGTTGAAATCGGCGAGTTGGAATTACTTGTGAAGTCGGCGCGCAGCGCATTAGGCAGTGTTCCGCTGATTGTCAATACAGGTTCGAGCAGCAGTGCCGAGGATGCAGTGAATCAAATCGTATGGGCTAAGTCGCTTGGAGTGGACGCCGTTCTGGCTGCTCCTCCTGTTGACGGCCTCCATTCGCAGCTAGCCATTATTGAACATTATGATGCGCTGTCGCAAGCAAGGCTGCCCGTCATTCTCGATGATCGTTACCGCAGCTCACATGCCTCACTGACCTTGGAAACGATACAGGCCATTATGGAACGGCCTCATATGGTCGGCATGAACGAGAGAACTGCTGATTATAAACGGAACTTCAAGCTTGCCCGAACGATGAAGAAACCGGTTCTTTGCGGCGACGACGAGCTGTTCTTCGCCTCGCTCTGCTGCGGGGCCAAAGGCGGCATTGTGACAAGCGCGAATCTGGACAGTGATCAGTTTGTGACTGTCTATGAGCTGTATCAAGCCGGCCAGATCGAGCAGGCGAACGAGCTGTTCAACCGCTTGCTTCCGCTCGTTCAATTCCTAACCTCGGAGCCGGATCCCGCTCCGCTCCGATGGCTGCTCGCAGAGCGCGGCCATATTCGCTCGGATCAAGCGCGATCGAGCCGCGGCGCCTAA